cctgcctcagcttcctgactagctgggactagaggtgcaaaccaccacgcccaactaatttttgtatttttgtagagacaggatttcaccagattggccaggttggtcttgaactcctgacctcaagtgatccacccgccttggcctcccaaagtgctgggattacaggcgtgagccactgggcccagctgagaaataaacttctatctTCTTGAACTGCTGTATTTTGGACTCATTGTTGCATTACCTTTTTCCACATCTTAATTACTACAAACTACAGGACCAGTAATCTCACATCTTCACTTACCTGCTGAACTTCTTTCACTAGAAGCTTCTCCAAATCCTGGGGTCAAAATGTCAACAAATGAGTCACTAATAAACTTTCAATGTCCATTTGTCTAAAGATGCAACCTATATCTTAAGTTGGAATAGATTATGGCAACTATTGAGTCTTCAATGAGCCACCAAAAATTAGCAAATGGACATGTGCGCTATTGGAATGCAGGCCTAggactttctttctccctctgccctcccctgTGACCTCCACATTCTCTGAGCAGAAAGGGCAGGAGGCGTGAACACGCAGATGCTGGATAACACTCACTATTGCCTCAGTTTCCATGTGCTAACAGTGCCCCTTTACTGACTTTACTGTTCTTCCTGTCATAAACACCTCCTTAGAGGCCTTTTCATGTCCAACCCCTTGTCATCTACCATCCTGCCTCTCAGGCAGGGCAAAATCCCTCATTCTCTTACTCTCATTTTCTCCTGAAACTCCTCCCTTTCATATTCTTAATGTTCCCTCCTCCTTAGAAGCCCATTATCTATTTTGACATTTGCTGCACAGATTCCTAGAACAATACGAAAAATCCAAAAATGTACTGTTCTTCCCTTTGTTGATCTGTCTCACCTGAACAATGAACACAGTGCTGTGGAATATGGGTTAAAAATTAGTTCatcaaaatgtttatataattGAAAATTCTTCATTGTAtgtaatgtattcattcatttaaaaatacttattgaatattAAGTGGCAGGCATTCGGCATTGAGGATAGAAAAGAGTGTGCGAATGCCTAAAATATTATGCATTTCGATATGGAAATACTTGGGCAATATTACACTATGGTACATATTGAAGTGGTGAGTTGCTTGTGCCCACTTGTAATGAACATGTTttaataagagaaagaagaaaatatttgacaatGGAATAACGTCAAATCTTtgatgttttttaattaaataaagcaGAACGTTTGTTTATATACCTACCCATCACCGTGAGTGTTCTTGATCATGGGAAGTTATAATCTAGTAGTTAGAAAACATATAAGTGCCATCATGTCATCATTCCGTCTTATGGGAAATGCCCTTGAATTCAAAATCTCATTTGTTAGTGACTAATTTACTCTTCAGTTTGATAGGACTTGAGGCACGCTCCAGGGGCTCCGTGTTGCTTCAGGTATCTGCTTTGATCTTTCATGAAGAACTTGATATTGATAACTAGCTCTTGTAATCTTTCAGCTATGGAAACTTAGGTGGACTATTTCTTCTTGTACTGCAAATTATACAATGAATACATCAAATGTGATGAGGAAGGGATGAGTCATTGCTTCCCGGTGTTTCTAAAAATATGACAGTTCACAGATATCATAATCTTATGCCAGAGACAGGTGAGAAAGATCCAtcttagagagagaaagaaaagagagatttgGATAAAATATGTGATTCCATTTTTGATCCGTATTTGTTGTGTGACCAGGACAAATAGGAAAATATGAGAATATGACCCCCTTACTTGTCACACAAGAGGTAATAATGAACAGTCAAAGGGTATACAAAAACACTTAaacactttgaaaaatatatgttATAGAGAAGATAGCATGAAGTATTGTGACtgctacatatatataatataatatatacattatatatataattagaataAAAGTTATTGGCTCTGACtttatcaaaaatattaattcaacTTTGTACCAAAATATTGCAGGGCAAAGGAATAGGGCTCAACTTAGCATCATCAATTTTCAAGGAGCAACACAGGAGTAGTTACTAGctttggttttgttatttttctaatgcTATCTAAGAATATTGTGCTGGAATAGAAAGGTGTATTTGATTGGGTTGAAGGATGTCTAGATGGATGGTGAAGCATTTTTTCTGGGGGTGTCTGTGggggtgtttccagaggagattggCAGATAAGACTGAGAGAAGAAGACCATGCTGTCTGTTCATTGGACTAGACTTTTCTCCTATTTACTTATTCAATAACATCATATACAACAGaaattttcaaagagaatgccaATTCGGTTTATTTTGGTTTGGAAACAAAATgctgtgtttgtatttttacttaCTCTTGGGAATGGTGTTGCCTACATTCTTTCACTGagtaagtataattttaaaacaatgttgcaTCGCCACTTCATATCCATTGAAATTTCTATTATATGTAAAAAAGAAGTATTGGTGAGAGTTTTGAGAAACTAGAACCCTAGTGTGCTGTTGGttagaatgtaaaatggttcagccactgtggaaaacagtatagtagtttctcaaaaaaataaaaataggattaccatatgatccagcaattccacttacgtgtatatacatcaaaaaaaaaaaaaaaaaaaaaaaaggaaagcaaggacTTAAACAGGTATTCGTATGTCAGTGTTCATAGCAGTATCATTTATagtagccaaaatggtgaaaacaacccaagtgtcctcAATggaggaatggataaacaaaatgtattatatacataaaatggaatatcattcagcctttaaaaagaagaaaattatgacaCAGAAATAAAACTTGGAGACatcatgctgagtgaaataagcaagtcacaaaaggacaaatactgtatgagtctacttatatgaggtatctagagtagtcaaatttgtAGAGACAtaaagaatggtggttgccagaaacTGGCGGAAAGGTTGAATGCGGAATTGTTATTTAAATGAGTAgaattttagttttgcaagatgaaaaacgTTCTGGAGATGGATCATCGTGATGGTCACACAACAACGTGAATATACCTAATGCTAttgagctgtacacttaaaatgattaaaatggtcaGTTTATGTCATGTATATGTTACCACAATTGAAATAATTAATGGTGTATTATCTCAAGGAATCTAGCTAACTAATAAATTGTGACGTGAGTCAAAGTTGGgtacaatgtttattttaataatgaagtTTGATATTATTGAGGAGAGAGCGTTAATATAAGTTGGACAATAACTATTTGAAATCTTATAATCAGTGAAGCTGAAATTACAGTTTAAACTTATAGGGAATCTGGCGGATTGGGGCCAGGATGTTGATTTCTTGTACAATATTAGACAACAGGGGAAATCTGTGCAAATGAGGCTGATTCTATTTCTGTGATTTTAATTCTAAAAGGCATTTGGATCAGATTTTCTATGCTGGAGAGAGAAAAGTCCATTGTGATTGTTTTCACATCTTAATTATTGTACTATAccatactccttttttttttttctttctttcttttttgagacagagtcttctctgttgcccaggctggagtgaagtggcatggtctcagctcactacaacctccgcctcccagattcaagtgattctcctgtctcagcctcccaagtaactggcattacaggcacaggccaccacgcccagctaatttttttatttttagtacagatggggtttcgccatgttggccaggctggtcttgaactcctgacctgaagtgatctgcccacttcagcttcccaaagtgctcggattataggcataagccaccatgcccggccatactcttgtaaatatattttatgttgtaTAACCTCCAAGATTAATGAGATGAATATGAGCAGAGAGATGGTCTGTAGAACATACCCAGGCTAGCACAGAAAATTTCTTCAGCTCATGTACCAAAGGTTGGGTTTTAGAAGGTGTCATGGAGAGTTCTAAAAGTTAGTTGTTACCTTATTCACTCAGACATTTCAATGAAAAGCCAAGTGCCTCCAAATGAAGGCTGGTGCTGTATTAGTAAcggttctccagagaaaaagagcCAGTAGAgcatatatagatacatagaaagaggtttattgtGCAGAGTTGGCCCACACAATTGTTGAGGCTGAGAAGCCCCACAttttgccatctgcaagctgagacACTGGTGATGGAGTTCCAGTCCAAACCCAAAGTTCTGAGAATCTGGAGAGCCAATGTCATAAGTCCTAGTCTGAATCTAAAGGCCCAAGAACCAGAAGCACTGATgtccaaaggcaggagaagatggatatCTTAGTTCAAGCAGAGAGAGTCCATTTGCCCTTgctctgcctttttgttccacTTAGGCCCTTAACAGATTGGATGATGCCTACCTACATGGGTGAGGGAGATCTTTATTCAGCCTATGGATTAAATGCTCATCTTTTCCAGAAACACTCTCACACTTACACTCAGAAAAAATGTTTCTCCAGGTATCTGAGCATCCCTTAACCCAGTAAACTTGACACATAAAATCAACTATCACAAGTGCCTAGAGGCTCAATTTCCTGTGTTCCTCCCTTAGACACTAAAATGGGATCTAGCAGTCCTTGGCTCTAGGCCCTCATTTACATTGATAATTAGGAGCTCGGCTCTAAGTGTAAAGACAGAGCTAAGGAATAAGAGGAGACTAACAGACTGGACTGGAGTAAAGCATGCAAAGAGCAATGGACACTCTCCCTACCATTGCCCATCACtactctttttctcattttcagaaagttttaagcaataataataataacaacaagaTGTTAAGAAGTTTGAAGAGAAGAAGATAATTGTTATTTAAACTGGACAAAGAGGCTTCTTTCACCAGACGGATCCTCCAGCCTCTCTCTGAGGTGACGTATTCTCAGATGCAGCCACATTTACTAGAAAGTGAGGAAAATAATTGTAGATAATTGTGACTATTCTCAAAAGTGAGACATTGTTTGTAATTGTGTAAATACAAACATCTAAGCTAAATTAAACTAAAGACGTGGGAATTCACACAAATAACACTGGACGACTGAAATGTCCtttttcctaaatatataaaggCTTTATCCTGAGCTGTCCACATCTGGATCTATGCAGTGCCTTGTAAGAAAGAATAAGACAAGTGAAATAGCCATATACATAGCCCTGGAAAGACGTACTGCATAAATGTCTGAAAGGGATTTGTGTTCCCTTGGTGCTAAATTGTGccacaagaaagaaaattccaagcTGAGAAACCCACATCACCATACCAGAGCCACTGACTAGATTGAAgcactttttattctttctggtgAACTAGAGAATCACATGAATTGTGTCCTTGGAGGACACTGCAGGCAACCATTTTCTGTTCCTCTTGGTGCTGGTCATCCTTCCACTGCAGGCATTCATATTCATAACACATTCAAGGCATGCTAACTTGTGGGACCTGCATGGGATCACATCCCAGTGCACTGTCTGTGAACCTCGCCTATGGTGCCTTTGTGGGgcattaggaaaggaagaaaggaaggtgggTGATTAAAGTGAATGGAAGCAAAACTGCCATTCTCAACTTTGATCTACAAGGATCAGTATGGAGACGATTATATCCTCCCACCGTAAGCTCTCAAAGAACACTCTGCTAGAGTGGTACGACAAAGACACCGTCCTCATTAAGGAGACTTGTGTTTAGGTGGCTCCACGAGATCATTTATAGTATAAGGAAtaagtttttgtatttcattttgccATGTGCAAGTGATAAGGACATATCCCCTCCTATAAAATGATTCGTATCGACACATTGGTATGTCAGATGCTTCTGTTAAATTACAATACACTCCTTCTACTAGATTCTTGCTCCTGTTACATTTCCTAATCCCATTCTTACATGGCACAAATCCGTTGTAACAGGTTTTTTCCAGCTCATCATATTGCATAAGAAGGAAGTAATGTTCTGTCACACAACTGTGTTTGTAgtaaacattttttctcattatttgatAATTACAGTAGCCACTATCACCTAATGGCATTCCAGGATTAACAAGGATACgtcttttgactttttctttgcTAGGTGGTCTGGTGGGCCCTGTACTGTGAAATTCTACCCAAAAGTCTTCAAAGCCTTCTGTACTTCTATATGCTGGCAAATAATAATCTTCATAATACACCTCTTGAAACTGCAGTGGTTGCAGCAGCAATAGAAGCAGAGGCAGTGAGTATGTGGTGATCAGCATTCTCATCACGTTTCCTGTAGACAAGAGATAAGATATGTTCTATTGCGATAATGTGCTTGCTTCAATTTCCTGTGCGGGGCACATTTATGCCATTTATTGCCATTCTGGGCTCTAAAATATTGGACCATTTTTAAAATGGCCAACTCATAATCTTTCtgaatatttctaaattattgaCAAAAATGACCTTACTAGGCCTACAGTCAACCTAGAGCTGTAGTAAGAGAAGAAAAGGTGAAAGGAAAGAGAacgagagagggagagaaatgacggtaaggaggaagaaaaggaaacaaggaCAAAATGGAGCAAGAGCGAGATTAAGGagtgaggaaaggagaaaggaaatcaagacagcagtggggagaaagagagggaggcagagcgGAGGCTCACATGCTCCTTCCGGCTGAAACAAATGCATCTTTTCCCTTTCTAGGAGTTGAGAACTTGCCCTGAAAAGAGCCGTAAGTGATCCATGCTCCCCTTTTAAACATTCTAGTTGATGAGAAAAATTCCTTAACAATGTCTTGCTTTATCTTCTTGCTCTTATCTGGCCATAGATGCCCTTGGGGAAGGGGCTGAGCAAGGTTCAAGTTCGAGCAGCTGAGATCAATACATTCTTGAAGTCCCCCTGAAGTAAAAATAATGATACACGGTAATAGCTAGCATAATGAGGAGTTCTGTGCAAACACTAGACTAAGCACTTTAAGTACGTTATTACCATTATCTAAACAAacctataataaatatttttagtattgtTGTAACAATAAAAGTTGCAAAAAAGAAGTGTGACGTTATTAACATCTCTCTGTGAAGGGAAGTTGCTTAAAATCTTACATTAGATCTGGCAGACTCCTGGTTCAAGCCTACTTTTGTCTAATTTCCAcacatctgtttttttgttttgttttgagacagtttcattcttattgcccaggctggagggcaatggcatgatctctgcttactgcaagcTCTGCTTCCCACGTTCaagcctcctcagcctctgcctcccgagtagataggattacagacatgcaccaccatgactggctaattttttgtagttttagtagagatgagtttctccatgttggtcaggctagtcttgaactcccgacctcaggtgatctgcccaacttagtctctcaaagtgctgggattacaggagtgagccgcgGGGCCTGACCTCCACACATCTGTTTTTAACTGCTATTCTATGGCCTCTGTCAGTCTGCTTTCTCTTCCTAAGATTAGACTGTATCTCCCTCTCTAGGCTGTTAAACACAATGACTACTGAAATGGCCAGTACTAAAACTGAATTTGAGTGCTTTGACAAACTGATCCACATTCCGTGAAGAACCAACTGGTTTATTGCAGAAGCAATCTCCTGAGTTTTCTTACCTTACCAGGCTCTTTGTAAAAGAAGTCCTACTTGGTGACAACCTGAGCGATTTTCTAACAGTCATAATCTGGAGACCTTGATCTCCAGGAGATGAAGGTGGAGAGCCTCCTGTTCTAGGCTAGATATATGTGCGTAGAAAGGTTAGAGAATGATGGAATTAAAGAAAGGTGGGTGTTGGGGGACACATCAGAAAGTGGAGACAATAACAAAGTTGAGTGTAGGAGtgcagagaatgggaaaaaaaagaaaaagctgcctAAAACGGTGAGGGGAGAATGGGCACTCTGGGGTAGCTGTGTgccacactgtccctcctctcCCTGCTTTTCCTCCCATCCCTGCTTTCACACTCTCATCAGTGTCCTCCAGGAAGTCTCTTCAGAAGAGTGATCCTATGGTGACAGGCCAGAGAGCTCAGAACATATTCCCATGAGAGCGTGGAGCCTCTGCAACATCTTGAGCTGGAGAAAGCACGGACAGTACACGTGGGAAAGCAGAATTCAGGCAGCTGTGATCCTGCCCTTTCTACTTTCCGAGGACATGCACAGGGCCCGTCCGGAACACTTCTTCGTTTTTTAAATCTGCAACCTTCTTAATCCTTGATTTATGAATTCAACTTTTGATTTCATTCTTCTCAAAACCCTTTCTCATCTCAAAGTATATGAATTTTTTAATAGTCTGTTCACTTACTATTGATTTTTAGAAGTCTTTCaaccatctggaatttattttcatgGATAGTAAGAAGTTAGGTGTGGTCTTATTTCATATGGTTTATACATAATCTCAGCACcaattatttgggaaaaaaatctattctctCATTCCTACTTTTAAATGCTACTTTCTATGTGTAACTATTCTGTTTCTGAACACTTTAGTGTGTTTTGATATGCCAATAGTATGCTGTTTTGCTTATTATCATtttactgtggtttttttttttgaaatggagtttcgcttgttacccaggctggagtgcaattgcgcgatctcagttcaccgcaacctccgcctcctgggttcaggcaattctcctgcctcagcttcctgagtagctgggattacaggcacgcgccaccatgcccagctaatattttgtatctttagtagagacagggttttaccgtgttgaccaggatggtctcgatctcttgacctcgtgatccacctgcttcggcctcccaaagtgctgggattacaggcttgagccaccgcgcccggctactgTGTTTTTTTGAGTCATGATCTCACCTGGTTGCCTCAGCTGActcagaactcctgggttcaaggaatcctcccacagaccaccaagtagctgggactgcaggtgcactcCACTGTACCTGTACTTATtatcattttatgaaacattttgGTATCTCATAAAGCAATCTACACTCATTCCTCTTCTTATTCAGATATTCACTACGGAGataaacagaaagcagattaCAGGGTGCCTGGGGTGGGTGGTAGAAATGGGGATTAACAACaaatgggagaaagagagagagagagagagaagcagtgagggagggagggagaatctCACACAGCAGAAACGCCAGGCCTACCTGTGGAATGTAGGTTTCTTGGATTTTTCTCAGTTCTCACTAATTGAAATTTCTGTGGATGATctataaatttgcattttaaacaaatttacaaggtgATTCTTAGCTTACTAAAGTTGAAGAAGGAATTTCTTAATATGCTTTAAAATGAGCTTGTGATAAAGCAAACATCCTAAAACAGTGGGAAAGTGTTTGGCCTTTTCAGTAAACGTCTTTGGAAGAAGAATGGGATGAGTTACTTCCTCTTTCTGACTATTGTGAatcatgttgctatgaacatgggtgcaCAACTATCTTTTCAAGTCCCTACTTTTCCTCCCTGCTTGTAAATTTGCTTGGAAGTTTTATTGCAACTTAGATTTGCCGACTGAGAAAGGCCTGAGAGGGGTTGTCTAACTATTCTCTCTCCTAAAATGCAAGTTCTGAGCCCCAGATCAGAACTCTATATTTAACCACAGCCATAAGAAGTTTATagtaagaagaaaaaactggaaTGAGTAATGGGCTTGTAGGTGGACCAATATATTTCAGAAGTATTATTAAgtggtatttaaaattttaaagtttaagattaaaatttaaatttaaaattggtTTAAATTAATCTTTTATTGAACAGCTTACACAATGAAGCCTTAATAAATCATGatcatataataattatatagcctcaatcacaaaaggaaaaactaaattaaatcttttaaattGGTGATAATTATAATAACTTACAAACTCAATGCTGATGAGAGTCTGATGAGATGTTTCTGAtcagaaagaaattattataatttttttaaatttgagaaatataataaaaagaatagtTGATACTTTCCTCTAGCATTTCAATAGCTACGATTGTAAGTTGCCATAATTTATATTGAAAGACAGCCAGCAAATTTtacttaaaagggaaaaaattgtaattttaaaatataaatatccaaaAATGTGGGAAAGGAAAAGGCTACATTGAGTCTGATATGTTCATAGAAATGACAATAAACATTGCAACAATAATGGCTATTATTAtaagagctaatatttattgacacCTCAATATTGTATATTCATAGAATTGCATATTCTTAGAATGGGCTATTTTTTagaatttacaaatatattaatcAAAATTTTAGATCATCTGagaaacaagaatagaaaaaagaaaagaattaaaaattttagagatacaaaatattttgtgatataATATTATAGTATTAGGACtctctgggtgacagtgagaaaaATTCCAAACAAATTACCTTAGATGCAAGAGGCACTATATTGACACAGAAGTTGGAAGTCCAAGAGGtagggcaggagaaagaaatcaaattcttGACTAGactcttgttttttctctctcccactctATTCTCCTTTGTACACTAACTTTATTGTCTTGTAGGTTCTCTCCATGTAATGACAGAGTTAATCATTGCCACCTTTGTGGCCTTATATTTAGGGTCACAGTAGGAAGTGCCATTCTCTGCCACCTTCACCCAACATGGAAAAGAACTTTTCTGATTGGCCATGCTTCTGTCATACGAATAAATCCAGGGATGTGGAGCACTCTGATTGGTTACCTGAAACACATGTCCTCTTTGAGAagtaaaggtaaaattaaaaccCAACAGAATTCCAATTGTCGACAGAAAGGCTGTTACCTATTACACAAAAAAGGAATGGAGATGAAATCCAAAAGTAATAAAAGTGCTTTGCTGTTTAGCTGGGGGAAAATCAAAATACTCTATCTACAGCATGTTCACAATTAACAGAAATATAGAtacatgggaaagaaaaaaaaagaaaattttaatgttatttatgaatgacttatttggtttttttttactttaatctttaaaattgtCAGTTTTacaaattcaaacaaataaaatgtcattGAAGAAGTGAAGTTTTCAGATCTGGATTGGACATGTTCTTAAATATTGAGTGCTAATTTTCCAGACTcccacatttttactttttttttgactcCCACATTTTTATATCAGTAAACCCACTTTTCATCAGCATCAGAAAAATCTATTCTTTAGTTTGAGTGGTTGAGAAAAGATAGATTATACAATTTCAATCCTTAGAATTAGACTAACCTTTGTGAATAAATCTCAGGTATATCTTAGTTAAATCCAGTTGAAAAATAT
Above is a window of Callithrix jacchus isolate 240 chromosome 8, calJac240_pri, whole genome shotgun sequence DNA encoding:
- the RNASE9 gene encoding inactive ribonuclease-like protein 9; the protein is MRMLITTYSLPLLLLLLQPLQFQEVYYEDYYLPAYRSTEGFEDFWVEFHSTGPTRPPSKEKVKRRILVNPGMPLGDSGYCNYQIMRKNVYYKHSCVTEHYFLLMQYDELEKTCYNGFVPCKNGIRKCNRSKNLVEGVYCNLTEASDIPMCRYESFYRRGYVLITCTWQNEIQKLIPYTINDLVEPPKHKSP